A stretch of DNA from Candidatus Marinimicrobia bacterium CG08_land_8_20_14_0_20_45_22:
TGGATGCGTATTTAATCATTTCCGCCGTGTGAATATCGGTTGCGACGATCGGCGTTTCCAACAGATAAAGCGGGCGATAAATTTCCTTCATATTATTCAAGGCTTTTTCAGAATCCGTTCCGATCACGACGCGATCCGGACGCATAAAATCGCCGACAGCCGAACCTTCCCGCAAGAATTCGGGATTGGACACCACATCGAACAACTTCCGCGAAACCTTTGCTTTGAGCAATCGGTCGCGGATTTTATCACCCGTTCCAACCGCGACGGTGCTTTTGGTAACAATGACTTTGTAATTATCGATGATTTCAGCGATCTGGTCGATGGCGGTAAAAACATACGATAGATCGACTTCGCCGTTCTCGCCGGATGGCGTCGGTAAGGCAAGAAAAATCACCTCGGTCTCGCTAACCGCTTTTTTCAAATCCGTCGTGAAGGAAAGTCTGCCCTTATCAACGTTTTTATTGACCAAATCCAGCAAGCCCGGCTCGTAAATTGGTAAAATCCCATGATTCAGTTTCTCGATTTTTTCAGGATCAATATCGACGCAAACGACTTCGTTTCCGAAATCGGCAAGCCCGGTTCCGGAGACAAGTCCGACATATCCAACACCCATCATTGTGATTCTTTTCATTTAAAAATTACCTCCTGAAAACAGTGAACTGGCGATTTTTTGCGGTTGAGTGTGCCTTTACCGGATCGGAAGTACCAATTTTTCCTATCGTATCTCCCTTTGTCGTATCTTCAGCACGTTAAAACTTAGGTGAAAGTCAATAAAAAGCGCAAGGAAATTTTATTGATATCCAAAAATTCTTCTGTAAATCCACTCACATCCGACGATAAAAATCAAAAAAAGCATAGGAATCAACGATCGCCAAAGCCGCATTTCATGGCGTTCTTCCCTGTCAATAGATTGGATTCGAATCAGTTCGGCAATATGATCGAGTTCGGAAAGCGATATTTTTCCCCCACCGCTTTGATACGAGAGCGCGGAAAGCCCCGTGGAATTTTGCATGATTTTCGATAGTTCAATTGGTTGATCCACAATCGTAAAAGTCTTCTCCGCACTTCCGATTTCTTTCGTATCGAAAAATGCCCGCGTCATTACCCGATAAGTTCCCGCCGGTAAAGATGGTGCTTTTCCAATAAATCGTCGTCCGTTCCATAAAAGCACGACTGGTGTCTTTTTTTGCCGGTCATCCGAAATCTCGGTCTGCCAAAACATTTCCGGCCGAATAGTACCTTGGCCATCGAATGCAAAAGCGCTGATTTCGGGAATTTCGCCTGAAAGATAAATCGACTTATCCAGTGCAATCCGGACATTCTTCGACGATGACGTATCCGCCAGCCAATTCATGAGTCGTAAAACCGTTTCCTGATAGAAATCCATCTGCCGGGCACCGGTTGTCATAAAACTCCACCGCCACAAATCCAATCCTGTACAGAGAGCGAGGCGTTTTCCTTGAAAATCTCGAACTGCAAGAACCGGCGTTTCGGAGAGCGTTGATGCCGTTATCAGTGTCTCAAAACCTTCTGCCAATTTCAGTTTTTTGAATCGCTGACCGATTGGCGGCAGATTGCGGACGATCGCTTTCGAATCCACTCCACAAAAAGTATCCCTAAAAATCGCATGATCTTCGCTCTCCGGCATCAGTTGAACGGAAATTGCGACCGGTAAATTTTCTGGCGCACCGACCAGAAGTTTCTCGCCAAATAACTCATTCAGACGATCCGGCAAAAGCGAAGGAGTGTCCATCACAAGAACAGGTGTTCGACCCGATTGAATCCGCCGTCGAATTTCCGCCATTCGATTCGCGTCAGAATTTCCCGCTGGGTAACCCATGAGAATAAGCGCCGCCCAATTACCCCGAAAAACATTCAGTTCTGATTTCGGAATCCAGCCGTCGGTAGATTCGACCCAATTGAAAACGCGGAATCGTCTATCGGTTTCAAGCGTTTTTTTCAGGAATGTCGATTCAACATTCAATCTGGACGATAATATCACGATGGTTTCATCGGTTGCTTTTACAAATATACCTTCCGATTTAGTATTGTTGTACGGATTGACGTCTTTCTCAGTATCGATTTCGACGGAAAGTAAAATCTCGCCCGGCGTTTGCAGAACATGTGCGAACGCGATTTGCCGGCGGAAGGATTCCTGATGTCTTTCGACCGTTATTTTCTGAACCGTTCTTCCGTTTTCTTTTAAAAAAACCTGTGCGAATCCGCCATTTCCCTGCGGAACGATCTCGGCTGAAACCTGAATCGTATCGCCTACTTTCGCCGTCGCTGGAATATCCAGATTTGCGACAAACGCATCCGCCAGACGCGCCGTGTCGCCGATTCCGACAGAAAAAATCGGAAAACGCTTACCAGTCTCAATAAAACCCGTTTCCTCACCCTGAGTTGAGACGCCATCCGAAAACAAAACGGCGGCGCAGACAGCATCGTCAACGTGTTTTTCGAGTGAATGTGCGATTGCTTGTGATAGATCAGTGCCTGATTCATCGAACGATAGATCTGTAAAAGTGTTTTTATCCTGAGAAATATCCACACTGAAGGGCTCAACGACGACTTGCGCACCGCGTTTTTCCAAAACTCTTCGAAGATTTTTAAACTGAGTCAAAATTGAATCTGCGTTAAATTCTTTATGAGCTTTCATACTGGCAGAATTATCCATCCAAAAAACAACTTTTGGTGAAAGATGCCGAATTTTGTTCCAGCTGACGTATGGCTGAAGCGTTAAAAAACCCAACCATATAAAAAAGATCGACCGAAGAACGAGTAAGATAAGTCGGCCACGCTCCGGCATTTCTCCGCCAATTTTCCGAAAGGAAAGAAACATCGCCAAAGCAATAAAGAGCAGGATGGGAATTTCCCATAGTGACAGATTCTGAAGTTGTAATTGAAAGTCGGTCATGATCGTTTAAGCGACCAGAGAAAGATTTGGAACGGCGGAAACATCCAAATCGGAAAATTGCCCGCGTTTCATCATTTCCAGTCCGGTCCGGGCAATCATGGCGGCATTGTCCGTGCAATATTGAAGCGCAGGAAAATAGATGTCAATTCCGCGCCGATTCGATTCTTCCTGAAAAACCTGCCTTAGCCTAG
This window harbors:
- a CDS encoding UDP-glucose 6-dehydrogenase → MKRITMMGVGYVGLVSGTGLADFGNEVVCVDIDPEKIEKLNHGILPIYEPGLLDLVNKNVDKGRLSFTTDLKKAVSETEVIFLALPTPSGENGEVDLSYVFTAIDQIAEIIDNYKVIVTKSTVAVGTGDKIRDRLLKAKVSRKLFDVVSNPEFLREGSAVGDFMRPDRVVIGTDSEKALNNMKEIYRPLYLLETPIVATDIHTAEMIKYAS